The Plasmodium vivax chromosome 12, whole genome shotgun sequence genomic interval GGCACCCTGGTAAAATGCCCCCCACCCGCGAACATTCAAATGGCAAACGCGCAgcaatgtgcacatgtgcgtcCCTTTCACCCCCAGGGGGACCAACCATATCACCCAATAGTGGAAGCGGCACGACAGTACAGCGCCCGCTGCACACGGGCAGGACTAACCTCCCCGCATGTGCACTGATGGAGTAATCAAGGGGATGGCTTTACGACTGAGCCCGCACACCCATCAGTGTGTGCATAAATGCGAAACGGGTGGGGAACGAACGCCTGAACGCcgcaaagagggggaaaaaaaaaaaaaaaaaaaaaacattcaaTCGTTAACGCCTTATGGGGAATATGGAAGTTCCCTCTTCGGGGAAGAACACCCTCAAGTGGGGGACGGCCAAAAGGTAAGCTGCAGCTTGCACCTCTTCAGTTGCCAATTTTGCGCCATTCACAAGTGGGGCCTATCCAACCGGTATGCTACACGTGTGCGTCTTCtccacacaaaaaaaaaaaaaaagatgaccTCCTTCacatttaattctttttaaaaaaaatacacctcCTTCGAAACacgcgagaaaaaaaagggaaggaatgTGCAGAGTACCCCTTTGGCTACTCCTACTCCCCATCAGCAGGACAAAATGACTCCTATAGGTTTTAAAAAGTGGAACGAAAGGACGACCAAACGTGGGTTAACACTGCCCAAGTGTCTCTCTGCAGCGCCAACTCTTTCACTTCCCCGCCAGGGATTACATCATGCGTGTGCCCAAATgacgttaattttttcattccacacagtcaaatgggaaaaaaaaaaaaaaaaaagaaaaaataataaagtaataaaataattgcgcatcacaatttttttcaccgcaTGCCATATGCAGACATTGCCCGTGTCCAACTTTTTCGCAAATCAGCGAAAGTGGCACAGTGGATGCATCCCTCACGTTGTTAAAATTGGCGTCATTGCCATCCCGAATGGCTGTGCCATTCCgcgttgttctttttttttttttttttttccaaataggTTTAAAATCGCATACGTCTGTTATATGTCTGTTATATGCGTCTGTCATATACGTCTGCCGCATCCCCCGCGCATACGCACATGCACTTTTTCAAAACTGCGCGCAGAAAGCGAATTTTCCctcatgggggggaagcgacatgtggaagtgcaaaatggggggatgCAAATGGGAggaggcaaaatgggggaataCGAAAAAGGCGAAGGGTGGACGGCGATGGGCGAACGGCGAAGGGCGAACGGCGAAGGGTGGACGGCGAAGGGCGAACGGCGAAGGGTGGACGGCGATGGGCGAACGGCGAAGGGCGAACGGCGAAGGGTGGACGGCGAAGGGCGAACGGCGAAGGGCAAACGGCGAAAGTGCGGAGGTGCAAAAACGTCGAAGCAGCAATTGCGAAACCAGCCGGCACCGCTGACCAGGCTGTTTGCCTCTCCCGCCGCATGCCGTGCGACCCCATGCATGGACCCCAAGCAACATATAGCAACATGCACTTGCGAGTaatcttcccttttttttgcatcccccCACGTGCGTTTCAATTTATCGTCAAAGTTGTATGCGCAGGTTGACGGTTAGGTGGACACATGCCTTTTGCCACCCAGCTATCGCCAAGccattgtattttttttttttttttttttttttttctccaaatcgCATGCGGcagtacatacatatttatacacaTTATAAACACTGTTCATATTTAATGAGCGAACGCCGTTTATGCGTTTGCACatgcatgcacatgcgtTCGTcccacccctttttttgcgctacAGTTATTTTTCCGCAACAGTTATTTTTCCGCTCCTTTACCGTCAGTTAGCCCCCATTCCCTGCACCCGGCGGACGCACCAGCGCGCGCGTAGCGGCTGAAAATGGGACGCTGACCGGAAGGGGCGCGCCTGTATGCATGTGCGTGTGCGGAGTTGGAAGTACCCACTATAATCATACATTTGCAGGTCCCCATTTGGAATACCCCTGTGGAAGTACCCCCCTGGAAGTACCCCTGTGGAAGCACCCATTTACGCCTCTGCACATGCGCGGGTCCCCCCCCGGTGCGCCCCTCCCTGTTCGCTACCGCCTTTTCGCGCGACACGAACGCGGGGAGAGGCGTGAGGGGGAGGCGTAAAGAGGCCAGCGCGGCAGATGGGCACGGCAGGAGGAGCGCGGAAAGGCCCACGGCGTAGGAGCTGCCCCCGGTAACTTCCATTCCGTCCACCAGTGTCTGTAAAGAAGGTGACAAGAAGGTGACAAGTAGCTGCCAAGTAACCGCTAAGCAACTACTCCGTAACTGCTTCGCAACCACCCCGTAACTGCTTCGCAACCACCCCGTAACTGCTCCGCAACCACCCCGTAACTGCTCCGCAACCACCCCGTAACTGCTCCGCAACCACCCCGTAACTGCTCCGCAACCACCCCGTAACTGCTCCGCAACCACCCCATAACTACTCCGCAACTGCTCCATAACTGCTTCTAACCACCCTAGATGGCGCGGAGAAGGGGAGCGGCGCCGTGGCCGCGCGCGCTGCTGGTGGCGACCCTGCTGGCGGCCCACCTGTGGAGCGCGCTGCTGGCCCTGACGATAAACAAAGAAGACAGCTTTCTGGGCAAACGTGCAAATGACGACGAGGTGAGGATATCCACAGTGGTATTCAACATGAGCgacgaaaaaatgtacctcAGTGAAGAGCACTTTGAAAATCTGAGAGCGTTGCAAAACATGCTAGTGGTCTGTTTCAAGTCCACCGAAAAGAAGGTAATTCTAAAAGACTTAGGGATAGATAGTGTGaagtcccttttttatgaaaattttaaaaaggaggtctacgaaaatataaagctattttttaaatttgtaaaagACAATTTTTCATACCTTGCGAAAAGGctaaaggaggaaaaaaaaaaaaacaacctaACGGATGAGCAGTACCTCTCAGATGATAAGCTGTTGGACCTACTGGAAGACGTAATCAGCTACGAcatagaaaaaaacgcatccTATTTTGAAAAGCTAGTTCAATTTATAACCCTCCGAAAATGCTTTACAATCAATTTCTCCTTAAACCTGGAGAGTACAGGCGCCCCTATCATCCTCATGACAGAAATTGATACCCAAAAAAACCACGTGCATTTTAAAGTGAATAATAACCTATCCGAAGGGGAGGAAcaacaaataatatacacGAAAAAGGATGACGAATCACAGAAGGATAAGGTACCCTTTTTACAAAGCATCATCAACCCGCTGAAGACAAACAGCCTTGTTATGAAAATGGCCAAACGGATGACTTGGCCGGTTAGCTACTTCCGAAATTTATGTACGAAGCATAATTTTCAAGTAGCCTCAGAAAATTGGGTAGAATTTTTCTACAACCATAATGAGACCCTATGTCATGTGGAAACTTGTGGGTCAGGGGATTGTCTCTTTTTATCTCTGCAATATTTATTAGACAAAAATGGAGTGCGAACTAGTAGTGTGATCCCCAATGTGAGCGTCCCGGAGAGCTCCTTCGTCCCTTGGTATGTAAGAAACGTAAAACAAACGGATGATCCCAAGTTTAATGTTAGTGATTTGAGGTACCTCagcactttttattttattaaattttttcctggATACACGGAAGACTACGAAATAGACGAGCAATTTATAAACGAAAAATTTAACCTTCTCATTAACCTAGAATTTACCAATTACTACCTGAAGAAGGATTACCTCTACAAGGTGATGAAGGGGAATAAAGACGACTCGAAGAACAACAAGTCCGTTTTGATTCTCATTTCGAATTACATGAACAAGTACCTCTTCTTCGGCGGGCGGCCCCCCATCGCCAACTCGGAGGAGGCCGCCGCTGATTGCACCAACGGCGCCTGCAAGAAGGGGAGCGCGGATGGAGGTGCAAGCGGGGGTGGAAGTGGAAGTGCAAGCGGAAGTGTAAGCGGAAGTGCGAGCGGAAGTGGAGACCGAAGTGCAAGCGGAAGTGGAGGCACAAGCGAAAATGGAAGTGCAAGCGGAAATGGAGGTGCAAGCACAAACGGAAAGGGAAGCGCAAATGCAAGTGGGTACGGAGGGGGAGGCCCAAACGCGCTGAGCAACGACAAACGGGGCGGGGGGCCCATCGGAGACGGAGACGACAAGGGCAACGCCCCAAAAGGCAACCAAAACAGTAACAAAGGCAGAAGCGATACCAGCGGGGGGAGCAAGAAGAGCTCCAGACCAGCCATCAGACGCAGCGGCAGCACGAACAGCATGGGCAACTTCAGAAACGCTGGCGGTAGGTCCATAGCCTTCGGCCAAAGTGGCAGcatgggaagcggcaaagcgagCAGTGGGCTCGGCAGACGCAAGAACAAAAGTACCAACGATTTTCAAAGCGTCATGCAGGATAGCTCTCCTCCCCTAAGTCGCTATCGCAGTGATCGCAACTTAAATTTGATAGACCAACGACGGAAGGGGTCCACGAGCAGTAGCGGTGACAGCGCCGGCATGAGCGAGGCCAAGTCAACCGACTCGCTTCTCTCAGAGGAAGATAATGTGGTGCAGCTCCAGAAGGTGGAAGATGccaaggaggggaaaaaagccgGAAAGGACATGCACTTCCGAGTGACCTACGGGCCCAGCCGCTCCCCCGCGAGCTCCGTCACGGCGAAGAACGAGACCATCACCATCTCGCTCAGGAGCGACGGTagcggcagcggcagcggcCGTAGAGACAGTGTCAGCAGCGGGCATAGCGTCGGTAGCAGCAGCGGTCGCAGAGACAGTACCAGCAGCGGGCATAGCGTCGGTAGCAGCAGCGGTCGCAGAGACAGTACCAGCAGCATCAATAGCGTCGGCAGTAGGAGCGGCCATAGTAGCGGCCACGGCAGCGGGCAAGGCGAGCGGGGAAGGAGGCCCACCGTGCTGAGGAACCCATCCCTCCCAATTGCGTCCCGAGTCACGGGCTACCCCCCCCCGAATGTCGTGGACGGAAGTACGCTGAAATACACagacaagaagaaaaacgtgGAGGCGCCAAACGCAGCACCCACTGCATCCGCAGTATCTGCGAAGGATGAGTACGAACACGTAGTGGTGCCCCACTCATCAGACGGCGCAAACAGCAAAGCCCTGGACATTGTGAGACCCAAAAGGTACTTGACCAACCAAGGGGTCCTATACAGCCACTCTAGGAGTAGCCCCAAACAGTCCGACATGCGTTTGGCGCTGAttgaaagcgaaaaaaaaaaccgccTGCAGAGTAGGTCCATAACGGGATCGACGGAATCGGTAGCGTCGACGGATTCGGTAGGATCGGTGGGATCGCTAGGATCAGTAGGATCGGTGGGGTCGTTAGGATCGGTGGGGTCGTTAGGATCGGTGGGGTCGTTAGGATCGGTAGGATCGTTAGCATCCACAGAATCGTTAGCATCCACTGATGCCACGGAAGAGAACGAAAATGGCAACCAAAATGGCAACGATAATGACGATaacggggaggaggagacGGAGGAAGCGGATGAGGCGGAGGGGGCGAACAAAATGGACGGCGCAGACCCAAACAATGCGGCGACCGAATACGACGAAATACTGGAAGAAGTGCACGAGTCAGGCTACAGAATCTACGAGCTTATCTTCTTCAAACTAGTGTCCCTGTCGGCCAACAAAATGACCTATGATGATCTAAAGAaggttaaaaggaaaaacatgcACAAATTAATCGGCGCAAATCTCAAGTCCAAAGTAATCGGCTCGCACGTTTTCATGAAGCAAATAACGCAGGGGACcattcttccattttttaactatGTCAACataaagaacaaattaaataatgtaaaccGAAAGGCGAATTATGCCAATCCAGATCTCTACGTCATTATCATGAGGACTACcttcaacaaaaaaattaaaagaccAAAGGATGGGCTAGTCACCAAGAGTCTAATATTCAAACACAATGGAGACAGCATATCGTACTGgtctattaaaaataataattaccaTTTCACTTGCGATAATAAAGTTATTGAAACGAAAACAATTGAAGAAAAGGCTTCTGCCTTCTTCTACGAGAGGACAAGGACAGGACACATCCACTGGGGGGATGAGACTGACTATGAGGGCTTCCAGAAAATGTTTAACATTGGCTTAATTacttttattaataataacaccaagttttttttttcgaaaaatacCTTCAAAGATTACCCTGTctattttttgatttatttttactccGGCATTCACTTCGAGCCCGGCATCCACATTTCGCTGCAGAACGACCGGGAGGTCTACAACTCCTCCTACGAGCGCACCAGGATTCCGCCCTCCTTCCGCCAGGTGCCCGAGGATTAACCCCCCAGCGGTGTGgcggcgggggagcggcgtagcggcgggggagcggcctCCATGGGTTGAAACTCCAGTTAGATC includes:
- a CDS encoding hypothetical protein, conserved (encoded by transcript PVX_083420A), whose protein sequence is MARRRGAAPWPRALLVATLLAAHLWSALLALTINKEDSFLGKRANDDEVRISTVVFNMSDEKMYLSEEHFENLRALQNMLVVCFKSTEKKVILKDLGIDSVKSLFYENFKKEVYENIKLFFKFVKDNFSYLAKRLKEEKKKNNLTDEQYLSDDKLLDLLEDVISYDIEKNASYFEKLVQFITLRKCFTINFSLNLESTGAPIILMTEIDTQKNHVHFKVNNNLSEGEEQQIIYTKKDDESQKDKVPFLQSIINPLKTNSLVMKMAKRMTWPVSYFRNLCTKHNFQVASENWVEFFYNHNETLCHVETCGSGDCLFLSLQYLLDKNGVRTSSVIPNVSVPESSFVPWYVRNVKQTDDPKFNVSDLRYLSTFYFIKFFPGYTEDYEIDEQFINEKFNLLINLEFTNYYLKKDYLYKVMKGNKDDSKNNKSVLILISNYMNKYLFFGGRPPIANSEEAAADCTNGACKKGSADGGASGGGSGSASGSVSGSASGSGDRSASGSGGTSENGSASGNGGASTNGKGSANASGYGGGGPNALSNDKRGGGPIGDGDDKGNAPKGNQNSNKGRSDTSGGSKKSSRPAIRRSGSTNSMGNFRNAGGRSIAFGQSGSMGSGKASSGLGRRKNKSTNDFQSVMQDSSPPLSRYRSDRNLNLIDQRRKGSTSSSGDSAGMSEAKSTDSLLSEEDNVVQLQKVEDAKEGKKAGKDMHFRVTYGPSRSPASSVTAKNETITISLRSDGSGSGSGRRDSVSSGHSVGSSSGRRDSTSSGHSVGSSSGRRDSTSSINSVGSRSGHSSGHGSGQGERGRRPTVLRNPSLPIASRVTGYPPPNVVDGSTLKYTDKKKNVEAPNAAPTASAVSAKDEYEHVVVPHSSDGANSKALDIVRPKRYLTNQGVLYSHSRSSPKQSDMRLALIESEKKNRLQSRSITGSTESVASTDSVGSVGSLGSVGSVGSLGSVGSLGSVGSLGSVGSLASTESLASTDATEENENGNQNGNDNDDNGEEETEEADEAEGANKMDGADPNNAATEYDEILEEVHESGYRIYELIFFKLVSLSANKMTYDDLKKVKRKNMHKLIGANLKSKVIGSHVFMKQITQGTILPFFNYVNIKNKLNNVNRKANYANPDLYVIIMRTTFNKKIKRPKDGLVTKSLIFKHNGDSISYWSIKNNNYHFTCDNKVIETKTIEEKASAFFYERTRTGHIHWGDETDYEGFQKMFNIGLITFINNNTKFFFSKNTFKDYPVYFLIYFYSGIHFEPGIHISLQNDREVYNSSYERTRIPPSFRQVPED